In a single window of the Euleptes europaea isolate rEulEur1 chromosome 4, rEulEur1.hap1, whole genome shotgun sequence genome:
- the PTBP3 gene encoding polypyrimidine tract-binding protein 3 isoform X2 — MSSSTPATANGNDSKKFKGDRSPCSPSRVLHLRKIPNDVTEAEVISLGLPFGKVTNLLMLKGKSQAFLEMASEEAAVTMVNYYTPVTPHLRSQPVFIQYSNHRELKTDNLPNQARAQAALQAVNAVQSGGLALAGIPTTEGGLPPGQSSVLRIIVENLFYPVTLEVLHQIFSKFGTVLKIITFTKNNQFQALLQYSDPVNAHYAKMALDGQNIYNACCTLRIDFSKLTSLNVKYNNDKSRDFTRLDLPSGDGQPSIDPTMAAAFGTPGIISSPYAGAAGFAPAIGFTQVSGLSVPTVPSALGPLAITTSAMTGRMAIPGITGMPGNSVLLVSNLNPDAITPDGLFILFGVYGDVHRVKIMFNKKENALVQMADATQSQLAMNHLNGQKLYGKVLRVTLSKHQAVQLPREGQEDQGLTKDYSNSPLHRFKKPGSKNFQNIFPPSATLHLSNIPPSITVEDLKSLFGNTGCNVKNFKFFPKDRKMALIQLGSVEEAIQALIELHNHDLGENHHLRVSFSKSTI, encoded by the exons CTAACGGGAATGACAGCAAGAAATTTAAAGGAGACAGATCTCCATGTTCCCCTTCTCGAGTCCTTCATCTTCGTAAAATTCCAAATGATGTCACTGAAGCAGAAGTCATTTCTCTAGGTCTACCTTTTGGCAAAGTAACCAATCTCTTGATGTTGAAGGGAAAAAGCCAG gCTTTCCTAGAAATGGCTTCAGAAGAAGCTGCTGTTACCATGGTGAACTACTACACTCCTGTTACTCCTCACCTCCGCAGCCAGCCTGTTTTTATCCAGTATTCCAATCACAGAGAACTTAAGACAGACAATCTGCCCAATCAGGCT AGAGCTCAAGCTGCATTACAAGCAGTTAATGCCGTGCAGTCTGGAGGCTTGGCACTGGCAGGTATTCCAACTACTGAGGGCGGATTGCCCCCTGGTCAGAGTTCAGTTCTTCGAATTATAGTTGAAAATCTCTTCTACCCTGTAACTCTAGAAGTGCTACATCAG ATCTTCTCCAAGTTCGGGACTGTTTTAAAGATTATCACTTTCACAAAGAACAATCAATTTCAGGCCTTGCTTCAATACTCTGATCCAGTGAATGCACATTATGCCAAAATG GCTCTTGATGGTCAGAATATCTACAATGCTTGCTGCACTCTTCGTATTGATTTCTCTAAGCTCACAAGCCTTAATGTAAAGTACAACAATGACAAAAGCAGAGATTTTACCCGTCTAGACCTTCCTTCAGGTGATGGGCAGCCTTCCATTGATCCCACTATGGCTGCTGCTTTTG GCACTCCaggcatcatctcctccccataTGCAGGGGCTGCTGGCTTTGCTCCTGCCATTGGCTTTACCCAAG TCTCAGGTCTATCGGTCCCAACTGTTCCCAGTGCGCTTGGTCCTCTTGCAATCACCACCTCTGCCATGACTGGGCGGATGGCCATCCCAGGAATTACTGGAATGCCTGGAAATTCTGTCTTGCTTGTTAGCAATCTGAATCCTGAT GCAATCACACCAGATGGACTCTTTATCTTATTTG GTGTTTATGGTGATGTCCATCGTGTGAAAATCATGTTTAATAAGAAGGAAAATGCCTTGGTTCAGATGGCAGATGCAACCCAATCCCAGCTAG CCATGAATCATTTAAATGGACAAAAACTTTATGGAAAGGTGCTCCGTGTTACACTCTCAAAGCATCAGGCAGTACAGCTCCCTCGTGAAGGGCAAGAGGACCAGGGCCTGACCAAGGACTATAGTAATAGCCCTTTGCATCGCTTTAAGAAACCTGGCTCAAAGAACTTCCAAAATATCTTCCCACCATCTGCCACTCTGCACCTCTCCAACATTCC ACCTTCTATAACGGTTGAGGACCTGAAGAGTCTTTTTGGTAATACTGGATGTAATGTGAAAAACTTCAAATTCTTTCC AAAAGACCGCAAAATGGCTCTCATCCAGTTGGGTTCAGTGGAGGAAGCAATCCAGGCTCTTATTGAGCTTCACAATCACGATCTCGGAGAAAATCATCACCTCAGAGTTTCCTTCTCCAAATCTACAATCTGA
- the PTBP3 gene encoding polypyrimidine tract-binding protein 3 isoform X1: protein MDGVVTDLIAVGLKRGSDELLPSGITYGPFTMSSSTPATANGNDSKKFKGDRSPCSPSRVLHLRKIPNDVTEAEVISLGLPFGKVTNLLMLKGKSQAFLEMASEEAAVTMVNYYTPVTPHLRSQPVFIQYSNHRELKTDNLPNQARAQAALQAVNAVQSGGLALAGIPTTEGGLPPGQSSVLRIIVENLFYPVTLEVLHQIFSKFGTVLKIITFTKNNQFQALLQYSDPVNAHYAKMALDGQNIYNACCTLRIDFSKLTSLNVKYNNDKSRDFTRLDLPSGDGQPSIDPTMAAAFGTPGIISSPYAGAAGFAPAIGFTQVSGLSVPTVPSALGPLAITTSAMTGRMAIPGITGMPGNSVLLVSNLNPDAITPDGLFILFGVYGDVHRVKIMFNKKENALVQMADATQSQLAMNHLNGQKLYGKVLRVTLSKHQAVQLPREGQEDQGLTKDYSNSPLHRFKKPGSKNFQNIFPPSATLHLSNIPPSITVEDLKSLFGNTGCNVKNFKFFPKDRKMALIQLGSVEEAIQALIELHNHDLGENHHLRVSFSKSTI, encoded by the exons CTAACGGGAATGACAGCAAGAAATTTAAAGGAGACAGATCTCCATGTTCCCCTTCTCGAGTCCTTCATCTTCGTAAAATTCCAAATGATGTCACTGAAGCAGAAGTCATTTCTCTAGGTCTACCTTTTGGCAAAGTAACCAATCTCTTGATGTTGAAGGGAAAAAGCCAG gCTTTCCTAGAAATGGCTTCAGAAGAAGCTGCTGTTACCATGGTGAACTACTACACTCCTGTTACTCCTCACCTCCGCAGCCAGCCTGTTTTTATCCAGTATTCCAATCACAGAGAACTTAAGACAGACAATCTGCCCAATCAGGCT AGAGCTCAAGCTGCATTACAAGCAGTTAATGCCGTGCAGTCTGGAGGCTTGGCACTGGCAGGTATTCCAACTACTGAGGGCGGATTGCCCCCTGGTCAGAGTTCAGTTCTTCGAATTATAGTTGAAAATCTCTTCTACCCTGTAACTCTAGAAGTGCTACATCAG ATCTTCTCCAAGTTCGGGACTGTTTTAAAGATTATCACTTTCACAAAGAACAATCAATTTCAGGCCTTGCTTCAATACTCTGATCCAGTGAATGCACATTATGCCAAAATG GCTCTTGATGGTCAGAATATCTACAATGCTTGCTGCACTCTTCGTATTGATTTCTCTAAGCTCACAAGCCTTAATGTAAAGTACAACAATGACAAAAGCAGAGATTTTACCCGTCTAGACCTTCCTTCAGGTGATGGGCAGCCTTCCATTGATCCCACTATGGCTGCTGCTTTTG GCACTCCaggcatcatctcctccccataTGCAGGGGCTGCTGGCTTTGCTCCTGCCATTGGCTTTACCCAAG TCTCAGGTCTATCGGTCCCAACTGTTCCCAGTGCGCTTGGTCCTCTTGCAATCACCACCTCTGCCATGACTGGGCGGATGGCCATCCCAGGAATTACTGGAATGCCTGGAAATTCTGTCTTGCTTGTTAGCAATCTGAATCCTGAT GCAATCACACCAGATGGACTCTTTATCTTATTTG GTGTTTATGGTGATGTCCATCGTGTGAAAATCATGTTTAATAAGAAGGAAAATGCCTTGGTTCAGATGGCAGATGCAACCCAATCCCAGCTAG CCATGAATCATTTAAATGGACAAAAACTTTATGGAAAGGTGCTCCGTGTTACACTCTCAAAGCATCAGGCAGTACAGCTCCCTCGTGAAGGGCAAGAGGACCAGGGCCTGACCAAGGACTATAGTAATAGCCCTTTGCATCGCTTTAAGAAACCTGGCTCAAAGAACTTCCAAAATATCTTCCCACCATCTGCCACTCTGCACCTCTCCAACATTCC ACCTTCTATAACGGTTGAGGACCTGAAGAGTCTTTTTGGTAATACTGGATGTAATGTGAAAAACTTCAAATTCTTTCC AAAAGACCGCAAAATGGCTCTCATCCAGTTGGGTTCAGTGGAGGAAGCAATCCAGGCTCTTATTGAGCTTCACAATCACGATCTCGGAGAAAATCATCACCTCAGAGTTTCCTTCTCCAAATCTACAATCTGA